A portion of the Marinobacter alexandrii genome contains these proteins:
- a CDS encoding NADH-quinone oxidoreductase subunit A, with product MIEITGFGVVLLFLIGGIAFLMVTLLIGKVLRPKRPTPEKQTTYESGEEPSGTAWGQFNVRFYIVALIFLLFEAELVFLFPWATVFGDEQLIEITDGLWGTFSMVETFIFVGILLIGLAYVWAKGMLEWVRPKPKGSDFKSKIPAAAYEKFK from the coding sequence ATGATCGAAATCACTGGTTTTGGCGTTGTTTTACTTTTTTTAATCGGAGGTATTGCTTTTTTGATGGTAACCCTTTTGATTGGAAAAGTTCTTAGACCAAAGCGGCCAACACCTGAAAAACAGACAACTTACGAATCTGGGGAAGAGCCTTCTGGGACTGCATGGGGACAGTTTAATGTGCGTTTCTACATCGTTGCTTTGATATTTCTTTTGTTCGAGGCAGAACTGGTTTTCTTGTTTCCTTGGGCTACAGTTTTTGGTGATGAGCAACTAATAGAGATTACAGATGGACTATGGGGTACATTCTCCATGGTGGAGACATTTATTTTTGTGGGAATTCTGCTGATAGGTTTGGCTTATGTTTGGGCAAAGGGGATGTTGGAGTGGGTAAGGCCAAAGCCAAAGGGTTCTGATTTCAAATCGAAAATACCAGCAGCGGCATACGAAAAATTCAAATGA
- a CDS encoding four helix bundle protein produces MNQSISDLEVWKKARVFRNEISELCKSFPNEEKYKLIDQIIRSSRSVSANIAEGHGRFHFQENIQFCRTARGSLIETFDHLTVALDEEYIDETIFNAHNAQYEELIKMLNGYISYLKKRKESS; encoded by the coding sequence GTGAATCAAAGCATATCTGATTTAGAGGTTTGGAAGAAAGCTCGAGTCTTTCGAAACGAAATTTCCGAGTTATGTAAAAGCTTTCCTAATGAAGAAAAATATAAATTGATAGATCAAATAATACGATCATCTAGATCAGTTTCAGCAAACATCGCTGAAGGTCATGGAAGATTTCATTTTCAAGAGAACATCCAATTCTGCAGAACTGCGAGAGGAAGTTTAATTGAGACTTTTGATCATTTAACTGTAGCATTGGATGAAGAATATATTGACGAAACAATTTTCAATGCCCACAATGCTCAATATGAAGAATTGATAAAAATGTTGAACGGTTACATTAGCTATTTGAAAAAGAGAAAAGAAAGCAGTTAG
- a CDS encoding LON peptidase substrate-binding domain-containing protein yields the protein MREIALFPLNIVAFPGEAVNLHIFEPRYKALINDCLEQNDTFGIPAFVLNKIELGTEVEIVEVTKKYSDGRMDIKTKALKVFKVEDFWNPWRDFEYAGGKIKYLPIKDESTDLNLLYEFKEMVARLFGWLGEDDVPDISAITSVYDIGHKIGLKSEEEYSLLDMPTENERLAFSLNHLENLIPALERAHNAQERIKQNGHFKHLDPLKF from the coding sequence ATGAGAGAAATTGCCCTTTTCCCTTTGAATATCGTAGCGTTTCCAGGTGAGGCAGTTAATCTACACATCTTCGAACCCCGCTATAAAGCGTTAATTAATGACTGTTTAGAACAGAATGACACTTTTGGTATTCCAGCATTTGTCTTAAATAAAATAGAATTAGGTACTGAAGTAGAGATTGTTGAGGTTACAAAGAAGTATTCGGACGGACGAATGGATATTAAAACCAAGGCTTTAAAGGTTTTTAAAGTTGAAGATTTTTGGAATCCATGGAGAGACTTTGAGTACGCGGGGGGTAAGATTAAATATCTGCCTATAAAGGATGAATCCACCGATCTGAACTTGCTTTATGAGTTTAAAGAGATGGTCGCACGACTATTCGGCTGGCTAGGCGAAGATGACGTCCCAGACATTTCAGCTATCACATCGGTATACGATATTGGACATAAGATTGGATTAAAGTCTGAAGAAGAATACTCTTTGTTAGACATGCCTACAGAAAATGAACGTTTAGCTTTTAGTCTTAATCATTTAGAAAACCTTATTCCTGCTCTTGAAAGAGCACATAATGCTCAAGAACGAATCAAGCAAAATGGTCATTTTAAGCACCTTGACCCTCTTAAATTTTAA
- the paaC gene encoding 1,2-phenylacetyl-CoA epoxidase subunit PaaC → MKNENLYNYTLQHADNCLILGQRLAEWCGHGPILEQDIAMTNISLDLIGQARMLYQYAAEIQGEGKSEDDLAYLRDAGGYRNVLLVEQPNGDFAHTIFRQFLFDTYSVNFYEALMESQDEQLAAIAAKSHKEALYHVKWSGDWVIRLGDGTEESQNRIKEAVSNLWSYAGELSNPNQTETKAMDEGYGIDMTILKEKRDIKIREVLIEATLEAPESTYAHEGGKDGRHTEHLGFILSDLQFLQRAYPGQEW, encoded by the coding sequence ATGAAAAACGAAAACCTATACAACTACACCTTACAACACGCAGATAATTGCCTAATCCTTGGTCAGCGTTTAGCTGAATGGTGCGGACATGGTCCTATTCTAGAGCAAGATATTGCTATGACTAATATTAGTTTGGACCTCATCGGTCAAGCAAGAATGTTATACCAATATGCCGCTGAAATTCAAGGAGAAGGAAAATCCGAAGATGACCTGGCTTATTTACGAGATGCTGGCGGTTATAGGAATGTGTTGTTAGTTGAGCAACCTAATGGAGATTTTGCTCATACTATCTTTCGCCAATTTCTTTTTGATACATACAGCGTCAACTTTTATGAAGCTCTAATGGAGAGTCAAGATGAACAGTTAGCTGCTATTGCCGCTAAGTCTCATAAAGAGGCACTTTATCATGTAAAGTGGAGTGGAGACTGGGTTATTCGATTGGGAGACGGAACTGAGGAGAGTCAAAACCGTATAAAAGAGGCTGTAAGTAATTTGTGGTCATATGCTGGTGAACTTAGCAACCCAAATCAAACAGAAACCAAGGCTATGGATGAGGGCTATGGTATTGATATGACTATTTTAAAAGAAAAAAGAGATATTAAGATCCGTGAAGTGCTCATCGAAGCAACTCTTGAGGCCCCTGAAAGTACTTACGCTCATGAAGGTGGAAAAGATGGAAGGCATACAGAGCACCTGGGCTTTATACTTTCTGATCTTCAATTTCTCCAAAGAGCATACCCTGGCCAGGAGTGGTAA
- the paaA gene encoding 1,2-phenylacetyl-CoA epoxidase subunit PaaA, translated as MDIKSLEDRFNEKIDKDIRIEPKDWMPDNYRKTLIRQMSQHAHSEIVGMLPEANWLTRAPSLRRKAAALAKVQDEAGHGLYLYSACETLGVKRDNLFEDLHSGKAKYSSIFNYPTLTWADMGAIGWLVDGAAIMNQVPLCRASYGPYARAMVRVCKEESFHQRQGFEIMLTLSKGSEEQKQMAQDALNRWWWPSLMMFGPADEASTHTEQSMRWGIKRFTNDELRQKFVDATKPQADLIGLTLPDPDLKWNEEKGQHDFGAINWEEFFNVIKGNGPCNKQRIDARTKAWEDGAWVREAATAHAEKKIKTKQQAA; from the coding sequence ATGGATATAAAGAGTTTAGAAGATCGATTCAACGAGAAAATAGATAAAGACATCCGTATCGAACCAAAAGATTGGATGCCTGATAACTATAGAAAGACATTAATTAGACAAATGTCTCAACATGCTCATTCTGAAATAGTGGGAATGTTGCCTGAAGCAAATTGGCTTACAAGAGCACCTTCTTTACGAAGAAAAGCAGCAGCCCTTGCCAAAGTGCAAGACGAAGCAGGTCATGGGTTGTATCTGTACAGCGCATGTGAAACGCTAGGCGTAAAGCGTGACAACTTATTTGAAGATCTTCACTCTGGAAAAGCTAAATACTCAAGTATTTTTAACTACCCTACTCTGACATGGGCAGATATGGGCGCCATTGGTTGGTTGGTAGATGGTGCCGCAATTATGAATCAAGTACCACTTTGCAGAGCTTCTTATGGTCCCTATGCAAGAGCAATGGTGCGTGTATGTAAAGAAGAATCCTTTCACCAACGTCAAGGCTTTGAAATCATGCTTACACTCAGTAAGGGGTCTGAAGAACAAAAACAAATGGCTCAAGATGCCTTAAACAGATGGTGGTGGCCTTCTTTAATGATGTTTGGCCCAGCTGATGAAGCTTCTACACATACTGAGCAATCAATGCGTTGGGGAATCAAACGATTTACCAATGACGAACTTCGTCAAAAGTTTGTAGATGCGACTAAGCCTCAAGCGGATCTAATAGGGTTAACACTTCCTGATCCCGACTTAAAGTGGAATGAAGAAAAAGGTCAACATGATTTTGGAGCAATCAATTGGGAAGAATTTTTCAATGTGATCAAAGGAAATGGCCCTTGTAACAAGCAAAGAATCGACGCAAGAACAAAAGCTTGGGAGGATGGTGCTTGGGTGAGAGAAGCTGCAACTGCTCACGCTGAAAAGAAAATCAAGACTAAGCAGCAAGCTGCATGA
- the paaB gene encoding 1,2-phenylacetyl-CoA epoxidase subunit PaaB gives MKNWPLWEIFIRSKAGLNHKHVGSLHASDEEMAIQNARDVYTRRNEGVSIWVVKSEYIIASDPDDSDPLYEPAKDKVYRHPTFYDLPDEVKHM, from the coding sequence ATGAAAAATTGGCCCCTTTGGGAAATATTTATTCGAAGTAAAGCAGGCCTAAACCACAAACATGTGGGTAGCCTTCATGCTTCTGATGAAGAAATGGCTATTCAAAACGCCAGAGATGTTTACACACGAAGGAACGAAGGAGTAAGTATTTGGGTAGTAAAATCTGAATACATTATTGCATCAGATCCAGATGATTCTGATCCGCTTTATGAACCTGCAAAGGATAAAGTCTATCGTCATCCTACTTTTTATGATCTGCCAGACGAAGTAAAACATATGTAG
- a CDS encoding NADH-quinone oxidoreductase subunit C, with product MQFEEIKSLIEKELPEAILGEDLDSTPTTLIIKPDSIYQLCSFLHLNENTYFDSLSCLTGLDNGEEKNSMEVIYNLYSIPFDMHLMLRVVLDRNNPLINSVSEIWKTADWHEREAYDLLGIYFNNHPDLRRILLPNDWKGYPLRKDYVEPEKYHDVKVKY from the coding sequence ATGCAGTTTGAAGAAATTAAATCTTTAATAGAGAAAGAATTACCCGAAGCAATTCTTGGAGAGGATCTAGATTCTACTCCAACCACACTAATAATAAAGCCAGATTCCATTTACCAATTGTGCAGCTTTCTTCACTTAAATGAGAACACCTATTTCGATTCCCTTTCATGTCTCACTGGATTGGATAATGGGGAAGAAAAAAACTCAATGGAGGTCATCTATAATCTTTATAGTATTCCATTTGATATGCACTTAATGTTGAGAGTAGTCCTAGATAGGAATAACCCACTTATAAACTCTGTTTCAGAAATTTGGAAAACTGCAGATTGGCATGAAAGAGAAGCTTATGATCTGCTTGGTATCTACTTCAATAATCACCCTGACCTAAGAAGAATTTTACTTCCAAATGACTGGAAAGGGTATCCGTTAAGGAAGGATTATGTGGAGCCAGAGAAATACCATGATGTTAAAGTAAAATATTAA
- the paaE gene encoding 1,2-phenylacetyl-CoA epoxidase subunit PaaE yields the protein MAKFHTLKVADLKRPTEESVAVTFNIPDELREEFSFIQGQHLTLKKDIKGEDTRRSYSICSCPIDETITVAIKKLEGGAFSTYANDQLAIDDEIEVMAPHGKFHVPLDPASSRSYVAFASGSGITPILSIIETTLRTEPESEFILFYGNRRTSTIIFQEELEGLKNKYMGRFSLYHILSKERQESDLFNGRIDKEKIRSYARLFFNTESVDHYFTCGPEEMMLAVQDELRLLDVPDERIHLELFTSPVGKLGSQEKEIKHEKALAEITVILDGNSMTFPYNSDKSILDVAFDNGADLPYACKGGVCSTCVCRVEEGEVEMDVNYALEPDELERGLVLSCQSYPKTEKVKLSFDV from the coding sequence ATGGCAAAATTTCATACCCTTAAAGTAGCAGACCTTAAAAGACCGACGGAAGAGTCCGTGGCAGTCACTTTTAATATTCCTGATGAGCTAAGAGAAGAATTTAGCTTTATTCAAGGGCAACACCTGACGCTCAAAAAGGACATTAAAGGAGAAGATACTCGAAGATCTTATTCAATCTGCTCATGCCCAATTGACGAGACTATCACTGTAGCAATAAAAAAGTTAGAAGGCGGTGCTTTTTCAACATACGCAAATGATCAGTTGGCCATCGATGATGAGATAGAGGTGATGGCCCCCCATGGTAAATTTCATGTGCCGTTGGATCCTGCAAGCAGCAGGTCATATGTAGCCTTCGCGAGTGGTAGTGGGATCACACCCATTCTATCCATTATTGAAACTACTTTGAGGACAGAGCCGGAAAGCGAGTTTATCCTCTTCTATGGCAACCGAAGAACCAGTACAATCATTTTCCAAGAAGAGCTAGAAGGGCTAAAAAACAAATACATGGGTCGGTTTAGCCTGTACCATATTTTGAGTAAAGAGCGACAAGAATCCGACCTCTTCAATGGAAGAATTGACAAAGAAAAGATTCGATCCTACGCTCGATTATTCTTCAATACGGAATCTGTAGATCATTATTTTACTTGTGGACCCGAAGAAATGATGCTAGCAGTGCAAGATGAACTTCGTTTGCTTGATGTTCCAGATGAACGTATTCACCTCGAGTTATTTACTTCTCCAGTTGGTAAGCTAGGATCTCAAGAAAAAGAAATAAAACATGAAAAAGCATTAGCTGAAATCACAGTTATATTGGATGGGAATAGTATGACCTTTCCCTACAATTCTGACAAATCTATATTGGATGTAGCTTTTGACAATGGTGCCGATCTACCCTATGCATGCAAAGGTGGCGTTTGCAGTACATGTGTCTGTCGAGTGGAAGAGGGAGAAGTTGAAATGGATGTCAACTATGCTCTTGAGCCAGATGAACTTGAAAGAGGATTAGTACTTAGTTGTCAGTCATACCCAAAAACTGAAAAAGTAAAATTGAGTTTTGATGTTTAG
- a CDS encoding NADH-quinone oxidoreductase subunit B family protein: MKEEELTIGELKSGEGGIIVSKLDDLLNWARLSSLWPVGFGLACCAIEFMSTASSAYDLDRFGIIPRNSPRQADVMIVSGTVTFKMADRVKRLYEQMAEPKYVISMGSCANCGGPYWEHGYHVVKGVDRVIPVDVYVPGCPPRPEALIGGFLKLQEKIRTKSVLRPKALEKLMSKDAV, from the coding sequence ATGAAAGAAGAAGAATTAACAATCGGAGAGTTAAAGTCTGGAGAAGGAGGAATAATTGTATCAAAGCTAGATGATCTTTTAAACTGGGCACGATTAAGTAGTCTATGGCCTGTTGGATTTGGGTTGGCTTGTTGTGCTATCGAGTTTATGTCTACAGCTTCCTCCGCTTATGACCTTGATCGCTTTGGAATTATCCCTCGAAACTCCCCTAGACAGGCTGATGTCATGATTGTCTCAGGTACAGTTACTTTCAAAATGGCAGATCGTGTGAAGCGTTTGTATGAACAGATGGCCGAGCCCAAGTATGTTATTTCTATGGGCTCATGTGCCAATTGCGGAGGACCGTATTGGGAACATGGATACCATGTGGTCAAAGGCGTTGATAGAGTTATTCCTGTAGATGTATATGTGCCTGGTTGCCCCCCCAGACCTGAAGCACTAATTGGAGGTTTCTTAAAGCTTCAGGAGAAGATCAGAACAAAGTCCGTACTAAGACCTAAGGCTTTGGAAAAATTAATGAGCAAGGATGCAGTTTGA